The following is a genomic window from Geoalkalibacter halelectricus.
CGTCGAGGGCCACCAGCAGCCGGCGGCTGTCCCCCTGGGCATCGATGAAATGGTGGGCGCCGCTCATGTTCGCGGCGGCTGCTCCTGCTTTCCGGCGACAAAGACCTTGTGCCAGTAGTAGCCCATGATAAACCCGCCGGTGGCGCCGGCCAGGGTGAAGAAAAACAGCAGCAGATCGCCCTGGTCGGTATCGAATAAGGGATCGCGCGGTTCGCGGCCGAGATCGCGGGCGAATTTTTCCACCACGGTTTCATCGACGCCGGCCCAGCGTGGTTCCTCCTCCTCGGCTGTCGCCGGGGTCGAAATCAGTACCGCGGAGAAAAAAATCAGCGCAGCGAGAATCTTTTTCATGACTTGGCCTCCTTGAGCACTCCGACGCGCCGCAGAATATCGGGGCGATTGTTGCGCACATAGACCAGAATGCCGCCGGTGACCGCGCCTTCGAGTATCGCCAGGGGGATTTGGGTGGGCATGAAGGCGAGATAGATCTGGCCGAGCACCAGCCACAGGGCCTGGTCGCCGTGCAGGGCCAGGGCCAGTTCCAGGGAGGTGCTCAGGTAGGTGAGCAGATCCGCCGCGGCGCCGGCGGCAAAACCGCACCAGAACAGGGGCAGGCCCAGGCGCCGCGCCAGCAGAAAAGCGCCGAAGGCACCAAAGGAGCCGACCACGCCCATGGAAAAGGTGTTGCCGCCCAGAGTGGTGAGCCCGCCGTGGGCGAGAAACAGCGCCTGCAGCAGCAGCGAGATGAAGGCGACGACCACGCTGGCGAAGGGACCGAGGAAAATTGCGCTCAGGCCCGTTCCGGCCGGATGGGCGGTGCTGCCCGCCACGGGCACCGGGATGGGAAAACAGCTGAACACGAACACCGCCGCGCCGAAGATGCCGAGCAGGGGGATGTACATGGGGTCGAGTTGCTTGCGGCGGTTGATCTGGCGCACCCCCAGGGCAACGAAAGGCGCGGCGGCGAGAAACCAGAACAGCGCCCAGCCGGCCGGCAGGATGCCCTCGGAAATGTGCATGGCCAGGGCGCTGCTGGGTGTAAGGATTACACCTAGAAACAGGACCAGGGAAAACAGCGCATGGCCTCGGGATATGGATCGGACTCCAGGATTTTTGGCTGCCATGGTCAAACCTCCTCGGCAAGGATCATCAGGGCATTGAGGATCGCCGCACCGATGGTCGAGCCGCCCTTGCGGCCGCGACAGACGATAGCCGGCAGGCCCGAAGCGACCAGGGCTTCCTTGGATTCCTCAGCACCCACGAAACCCACCGGCACACCGACCACCAGGGCGGGCGCGACCTGGCCCGCGGCGGCCAGGCGCAGCAGCTCGAACAGCGCGGTGGGCGCATTGCCGATCACAAAGATCGAGGCGCCCTGGGCCACGCCCTTGCGCACGGCGAGCAGCGAGCGGGTGACGCCTTGGGCCTTGGCGTCGGCGGCGATATCGGCATCGGCCACATGGCAGGCCAGGCGGCAGTTAAAAGCGGCCAGACGCGATTTGTTGACG
Proteins encoded in this region:
- a CDS encoding precorrin-8X methylmutase, which produces MSDPHFIVDPAAIEAQSFAIIDAEVGPHAYTARQWPIVRRVIHTSADFDFARTTWFSPEALDLGLAALRGGARILCDTHMVMAGVNKSRLAAFNCRLACHVADADIAADAKAQGVTRSLLAVRKGVAQGASIFVIGNAPTALFELLRLAAAGQVAPALVVGVPVGFVGAEESKEALVASGLPAIVCRGRKGGSTIGAAILNALMILAEEV
- a CDS encoding cobalt transporter, coding for MKKILAALIFFSAVLISTPATAEEEEPRWAGVDETVVEKFARDLGREPRDPLFDTDQGDLLLFFFTLAGATGGFIMGYYWHKVFVAGKQEQPPRT
- a CDS encoding energy-coupling factor ABC transporter permease — protein: MAAKNPGVRSISRGHALFSLVLFLGVILTPSSALAMHISEGILPAGWALFWFLAAAPFVALGVRQINRRKQLDPMYIPLLGIFGAAVFVFSCFPIPVPVAGSTAHPAGTGLSAIFLGPFASVVVAFISLLLQALFLAHGGLTTLGGNTFSMGVVGSFGAFGAFLLARRLGLPLFWCGFAAGAAADLLTYLSTSLELALALHGDQALWLVLGQIYLAFMPTQIPLAILEGAVTGGILVYVRNNRPDILRRVGVLKEAKS